A genomic window from Sulfurimonas paralvinellae includes:
- a CDS encoding DUF5718 family protein — translation MSDYKEYLGLGIAGNFALHLAQAGELEEFKDVITADEAAPKGIFPFYLPCKKSSQSERPREMLFTYPLSSETLQLPNENLNVQAEPEVALICELTYIKEKLVHIAPQAFGAYNDASIRVAGAQKISDKKNWGANTKGIATELLPLDIFEDGGMMDNYSICSFLRRDDALYAYGENVELTGYSYFYEKLTDWILNQINTQEDFGPLEDIKSYIKECNNPTKLIISIGATRYTDYGEKTFLQSGDEVLIAVYNHNRYSLENIEALLQNKQYEEPALSILAQKVL, via the coding sequence ATGAGTGATTATAAAGAGTATCTAGGTCTCGGCATTGCCGGCAACTTTGCACTTCACCTTGCCCAAGCAGGTGAACTCGAAGAGTTTAAAGATGTCATCACTGCAGATGAAGCAGCACCAAAAGGAATCTTTCCTTTCTATCTGCCTTGCAAAAAGAGCAGCCAAAGCGAGCGTCCACGTGAGATGCTCTTTACCTATCCGCTCTCATCTGAAACACTCCAACTTCCAAACGAAAATCTCAATGTGCAGGCTGAACCGGAAGTGGCCCTTATCTGTGAACTGACTTACATAAAAGAGAAGCTTGTCCACATTGCACCACAAGCTTTTGGTGCCTACAATGATGCTTCCATCCGTGTTGCAGGAGCACAGAAGATAAGTGACAAAAAAAACTGGGGTGCCAATACAAAAGGTATTGCAACTGAACTGCTTCCGTTGGATATTTTTGAAGATGGCGGTATGATGGACAACTACTCAATTTGTAGCTTTTTACGTAGAGATGATGCACTTTATGCCTATGGTGAGAATGTAGAACTGACAGGCTACAGCTATTTTTATGAAAAACTAACCGATTGGATACTCAATCAGATCAACACACAGGAAGATTTTGGACCACTCGAAGATATCAAATCCTACATCAAAGAGTGTAACAACCCTACAAAACTCATCATCAGTATAGGCGCTACACGATATACGGACTATGGAGAAAAAACATTCCTGCAAAGCGGTGATGAAGTACTGATCGCTGTTTACAATCACAACAGATACTCTCTTGAAAATATTGAAGCACTTTTACAAAACAAGCAGTATGAAGAGCCTGCTCTAAGTATATTGGCACAAAAAGTTCTCTAA
- a CDS encoding ABC-F family ATP-binding cassette domain-containing protein encodes MVTVQNLTMRFGNRVLFQDINLKLDRHKRYGLIGANGAGKTTFLKILSGQINEYEGEVIIPKQNKVGVLGQNQYAFEDYTISDAVLYGNKRLYDAIKEKEEIYMTGDFEDDAVNNRLAELETICVEEDPTYEYDVNIAKILENVGIPAEKHGELMSTLDSADKFKVLLAQVLYPKPDVLFLDEPTNNLDIETISWLEHELQRHEGTMVVISHDRHFLNAVVTNILDVDYQKIREFTGNYDDWYIAANVMAKQMELDNAKKQKEKEQLEAFVRRFSANASKAKQATSRQKQLEKLNIEEIKPSSRRDPSIVFKAKRVMGDEALNVEHVCHSYGDNEVLKDVTFKVNPDEKIAVIGGNGVGKTTLIKIIMEEMKPSCGGTVTWGATIEPSYFPQDTADIIEGDGTLYDWLRAFDPKREIAEIRNCLGRMLFNGEQQEKSVEAISGGEKHRMMLSKMMLEGGNFLVLDEPTNHLDLEAIVALGEALHEFKGNVICVSHDRELLDAFATRVIEIRPDHTYVDFQGSYEEFARAKEEGKI; translated from the coding sequence ATGGTAACAGTACAAAACTTAACGATGCGCTTTGGAAACAGAGTGCTTTTTCAAGATATCAACCTAAAACTAGACCGCCACAAAAGATATGGTCTTATTGGCGCAAACGGTGCGGGTAAAACAACATTTTTAAAGATTCTCTCCGGACAGATCAATGAGTATGAGGGTGAGGTTATCATTCCTAAACAAAACAAAGTCGGTGTTTTAGGTCAAAATCAATATGCCTTTGAAGATTATACAATCTCAGATGCCGTTCTTTATGGAAACAAACGTCTTTATGATGCCATCAAAGAAAAAGAAGAGATCTATATGACGGGTGATTTTGAAGATGATGCGGTCAACAATCGTCTTGCAGAGCTTGAGACTATTTGTGTTGAAGAAGATCCTACTTATGAGTATGATGTCAATATTGCAAAGATTCTTGAAAATGTCGGCATTCCGGCTGAAAAGCACGGCGAATTGATGAGCACACTTGACTCTGCTGATAAGTTCAAAGTACTTTTGGCACAGGTGCTTTACCCGAAACCTGACGTACTTTTCCTCGATGAGCCTACCAACAACCTCGACATCGAAACTATCAGCTGGCTTGAGCATGAGCTTCAGCGTCATGAAGGGACAATGGTCGTCATCTCTCACGATAGACACTTTTTAAATGCTGTTGTCACGAACATTCTCGATGTTGACTATCAAAAGATACGTGAGTTTACAGGAAACTATGATGACTGGTACATCGCTGCCAATGTCATGGCAAAACAGATGGAACTCGATAATGCAAAAAAACAAAAAGAGAAAGAGCAGCTAGAAGCTTTCGTACGTCGATTCAGTGCCAATGCTTCCAAAGCAAAACAGGCAACATCACGTCAGAAACAACTTGAAAAACTCAATATAGAAGAGATCAAACCATCGTCTCGTCGTGATCCTTCCATCGTCTTTAAAGCAAAACGTGTCATGGGTGACGAAGCTCTCAATGTTGAACATGTATGCCACTCCTATGGAGATAACGAAGTTCTTAAAGATGTCACTTTTAAAGTAAATCCAGATGAAAAGATCGCTGTCATCGGTGGAAACGGTGTAGGGAAAACGACACTTATCAAGATCATTATGGAAGAGATGAAACCAAGCTGCGGCGGAACAGTAACATGGGGTGCAACGATCGAGCCTTCATACTTTCCGCAGGATACTGCTGATATCATCGAAGGTGACGGTACACTTTATGACTGGCTGCGTGCATTTGATCCAAAACGTGAGATCGCTGAAATTCGCAACTGTTTAGGTCGTATGCTCTTTAACGGTGAGCAACAGGAAAAATCTGTCGAAGCTATTTCAGGTGGGGAAAAACACCGTATGATGCTCTCTAAAATGATGCTTGAAGGTGGAAACTTTTTAGTTCTCGATGAACCTACCAACCACCTTGACCTTGAAGCCATTGTTGCTCTTGGTGAGGCCTTGCATGAGTTTAAAGGCAATGTCATCTGTGTCTCTCACGATAGGGAACTGCTTGACGCTTTTGCAACGCGTGTCATAGAAATCCGTCCGGATCATACCTATGTTGATTTCCAAGGTTCTTATGAAGAGTTTGCACGGGCAAAAGAAGAAGGTAAAATCTAA
- a CDS encoding GNAT family N-acetyltransferase — MQIRKLDLKELDVAWSLVKQLRVQLEYEEFENLIYEMRDREYTMLGVFEKERLMCYAGVVIQTNLYHKRHLFIDELVSDENYRSQGYGKMMLEYLQDYAKIAACENIVLSSGLQREDAHRFYEKEGFMKKSFVFVKPMKNS, encoded by the coding sequence ATGCAGATAAGAAAATTAGACCTAAAAGAGCTGGACGTTGCGTGGAGTCTTGTAAAGCAGCTGCGTGTGCAGTTGGAGTATGAAGAGTTTGAAAACCTGATCTATGAGATGCGTGATCGTGAATATACGATGTTGGGTGTCTTTGAAAAAGAACGACTGATGTGCTATGCAGGTGTTGTAATACAGACAAATCTCTACCACAAACGGCATCTTTTTATAGATGAACTGGTGAGTGATGAGAACTACCGTTCACAGGGCTATGGAAAAATGATGCTGGAGTATTTACAGGATTATGCCAAAATCGCGGCATGTGAAAACATTGTCCTCTCTTCGGGACTGCAGCGTGAGGATGCACACAGGTTCTATGAAAAAGAGGGCTTTATGAAAAAAAGTTTTGTATTTGTAAAACCTATGAAAAACTCTTAA
- a CDS encoding YchJ family protein encodes MCICGKSQDFSKCCEPLILKKELPKSPEALMCSRYSAYVIGNGDYLVYSAVQQNRYADDIALIEEFSNSVEWLKLDVLHTKENQVEFKAYYRDNKGIQVLHEKSTFVKIDDEWKYKDGELFNTKIERNGPCPCGSGKKYKKCCMKN; translated from the coding sequence ATGTGTATCTGTGGAAAAAGTCAAGATTTTTCAAAGTGCTGTGAACCTCTCATATTAAAAAAAGAATTACCAAAAAGTCCCGAAGCGCTTATGTGCAGCAGATACTCCGCCTATGTAATCGGCAACGGCGATTATCTTGTCTACTCTGCAGTTCAGCAAAACAGATATGCAGATGACATCGCTCTAATTGAAGAATTTTCAAACTCCGTAGAATGGCTCAAACTTGATGTTCTGCATACAAAAGAGAATCAAGTAGAATTTAAAGCTTATTACAGAGATAACAAGGGCATACAGGTTTTACATGAAAAAAGTACTTTTGTAAAAATAGACGATGAATGGAAATATAAAGACGGAGAACTTTTTAATACAAAAATAGAAAGAAACGGGCCCTGTCCATGCGGCAGCGGCAAAAAATATAAAAAGTGCTGTATGAAAAATTAA